From the genome of Azospirillum baldaniorum:
GACCTGAGCGGCGTCTACGCTGAACTGGGCGGCCGGATGCCCGAGCCGCATTTCTCGATCTACTCGCCCGACGCCGACTTCCGGACCGCGTTCTCGCTGTACTCCAGCGACTTCCGGGCGGCCCGTGTGACCCGCATCCGGGTCCACCAGCGGTACCTCGACACCGGGGCGACGCCGTCCACGTCTGATTGCCTGCGGGACGAGTGGTACGTGGACCGGCTGGACAAGTTCAGCAAGGTCGAGGTGTCGTTCGTCCTAGCGGTCAGCCAGGGCGTGGACCGCATGGACTCGTCGGGGAACCGGTCGGTCAGCACCAACCTGTGCTCGCAGATTTACCGCGAGCCCGACCCTGCCACTGCCGGTCAGTTCAAATACAAACCCTACCCTGAGGGCGGGTGCCCGTGGGGGCAGGTTATGCCCTGGGGTGCCCTAAATACGACTGGCACGCCCTACTACGACGCGACCAACACGCAGGTCTCGGACTGGAAGCAGGACTACTGCCCGAAGACCTGGGGGGCCTGCATCAAGCGGTTTGACCCGCAGGCGACCGGCAACGTCCCGATTCCACACCAGTCCACCCCGCGTATCAAGTCCGCCCGGACCGGAGACTGCATCTGATGGCCGACCTGAACGAAATCCTCGCCGACATCAACCGGGCAGCGGCCTCTGAGAGTCCCGAGAGTGTGATCGCCCAGCGGGTCGGCATCTTCGGGTCGTCCGGGCTGCTGACCCAGCGGTACACCACCACGTCCAACATCGCCGAGTATTTCTACGACGGCCCCGAATTCGGGGCCTCCATCGAAGCCGGCACCGTGCCGTTGATCTACGGTAAGAAAATGCTGGTTGCGGGCCAGACCGTGGACGGTGGCGACATCCGGTCCAACGTCGATCCGAGCCGCATCCAGAAGGTTTTCAAGATCCGCCTGGGCGAAGGTCCCGTCGGCGGCATCATCGGCGACACGCCGGAAGACCAGTTGAAGAACACCTTCATCAACTGCAACCCGGTCGTGAACGACGACGGGACCCCGAACATTAGCGACATCGCCCTGGCGTCGGTTGCCGGTGCGGCGATTCCGTACATCTTCAACGAGATCGCCGAAGCGATCATCGGCGACAAGGACCCAGTCACCGGCCTGCCGATCAATTCCGTCCTGAAAGACCCGAACCCCACCGGCATGAAGCTGGTGGACCTCAAGGACGTGGTGTCGTCGGGCAACTGCAAGGACATGGTCCTGATCAGCGACGGCGAGTGCAAATGGGTTGCCAAGCACTTCAATCAGGCCCTCCTCGACAGCGGCATGACCGCGGACGGCGGTGCGGCCCTGGAAAACGTCGGAGGCGGCAAGCGGGTCTACAAGGTCACCGAGAACGGCGTGGCCAAGCTCCGCACGCTGGTCGCCGGCACGGGCGTGACCATCACGGAGAACGCCGATACCATCGTGATCAGTGCGGAGCCCAACGCCCCGTCGCCGTACCCGGAACAGTGCTCCGTCGGTGTCTGCACTGATCCCGGCAAAGTGTTCGGTAACCAGGGCGACACCTACCAGTACCGCTGGATCGACGGCGTCGGCCGGACTGCCGGTTATACCGGCACTTACACCAACATGTCGTTCGAGACGACCCAGTACAAGACCGTGCCGAGCCCGCGGGGCAACGCCCTCATGGCCGACCGCAAGGTCCTGGGCGACCGCTGCTCCGGCTACACCTACGGAGACTGTCCCGCCCTCCCGATCACCATCGAACAGATGAACCCAATCTCGGGAAAATACGAGCAGATCAGCGGCGACTGTGACCCCTGTTCGCCGCCTGCGGCGACTCCAAAGAGCCGCACCGTGGTCAGCACCGACGGCGGGGTCAACGTCCCGTTCGCTGCACCGGCGACGGCGGTAAATACCCAGTACGCATACAACGAGGTCCACAACGTCGGGAACACGATGTACGCCCGTGGAACTGCAAACTCTTGGTACCGCTCGACCGACAGCGGGGCGTCTTGGCAGGCCAGTCCTCACGCGTTCACGGGGAATAACTACAACGTTGCAGCGATTGCGAGTGCTTGATGCCCACCACGATTTACGCCCGCACTGACGGGACCATGTTCCGTTCTACCGACAGCTTGAACTGGTCTCAGATCGCCTCTCCGACGACCAATGTCAGCCACCTGTTCAACGACGGAACCAAATGGTGGGTGTCCGATCATAAATTCTCGTCTGTGTTCGATGGGGCAAATCGAGGTCGGATGTGGTATTCGACGAACGCCGGGGGTTCGTGGACGCAGTTGCCCATCCATGAGGCATACCCGCTAATGTCCGCTCATCTGCGATATGCATCAAACGGCACGGGAGCGGTGGCGTTTGTTGCCCAGGATGGCAAGCTGTACTACTCGAACGACAGCGGCACCACATGGCAGACGCCCGTCACCCTGCCTTTCGACGTGCTGTCGGTGCTCCGATTCTACCACATGAACGGCACCTGGGTGATCACCACGGACGGCTGGCAGGGGTACTACGACAACAGCCACGCCGGTTACCCCATTGGCCAGCGGAAGACCGACACCGGAACGTCGGTGCCGGCCAAGGTTTGGTACTCGACCGACTTGATCTCGTGGGCAAGCAACTCTGGCCCAACGACGCTGGACGCTATCCGCGACATCGCCTGGAACGGCACCTATTGGATAATTTCGGCCCACACTGGCGGCAACGTCCACAGGCTATACAAATCAACCTCGCTCGCGGGGACATTTGAACTCTGCACCTACGGCAGCGGCACCGCGTACAACGGAGGCACTGGCATCTGGTGGGACAGCACCAACAGCCGCCTGCTCGCGGTTGGCGGCAGCATCGGTGTGCAATCCATCGCCGGGGCCGCCATGACGAACGCCCCGACCACGCTCGGTAACACCAGCGGCCTCAACTGGTCGGACATCAAGGGGAAAGTGCTGACGGGTAAATCCGGAAGCGGGTCCACCGTTGGGCTGTGGAAGCTGGATGCGGCGGACAACGTGACGATCCACGATCTGAACGCGGGGACCTACGACTACCAAGGCACGGTCCGGGGCATTCAATTGTTTCCCCAGAAGGACGGTTCGATCACGTTCGAATGCAACTATGACCCGAGCAACAACAACACAGGCGTCGCCCGGACGTACCGTGTCCTGGCCGACGGCACCGTGTCTGTGCTGACCGCGAGTCACCAGCAGTGGACGGCAGGGCTCGACTGCGAAAGCCAGTCCGTGGTCAATCCAGGAGGTGCGATCTGGATTAGTGCCAACTTCGACAAACGGTACCGCAGCACCAACTCCACCAGCACGTGGGAGGCCCAGTGGAATGGGTGGAACTACTTCGCGTATTTCTGCTACCACAACGGATACTACTATGTGATGTCCTGGAGCCAGAGCGACGGCAGCACGCTGACGGTGCCCAAAATCTACCGGTTCAGCGACCTCAACGTGCTGAAACAGCCGACTGAATACTGGGTCCGCACGCCGTACTGCGACCCACCTCCAGAATCCTACTACGCCACCCTGCCACCAACCGGGCGGATGGTGTCGCGGAGCGGTACACTGGTGATGCAGGCGTCCGGGTGGAACCCGCTGCCGCAACACTACCTGAACGGCAGTCTGGTGTGGACCGCAGTGCCAGCGGCTCCGGCCGGTGTCGGCAACAATTACGCAATCAGCGAAGCGGCGGACCGAACGGTCGGCATCGACGTGACCAACAACCGGTACTACTACCGCGACGGGATCGGGGC
Proteins encoded in this window:
- a CDS encoding WD40/YVTN/BNR-like repeat-containing protein — encoded protein: MPTTIYARTDGTMFRSTDSLNWSQIASPTTNVSHLFNDGTKWWVSDHKFSSVFDGANRGRMWYSTNAGGSWTQLPIHEAYPLMSAHLRYASNGTGAVAFVAQDGKLYYSNDSGTTWQTPVTLPFDVLSVLRFYHMNGTWVITTDGWQGYYDNSHAGYPIGQRKTDTGTSVPAKVWYSTDLISWASNSGPTTLDAIRDIAWNGTYWIISAHTGGNVHRLYKSTSLAGTFELCTYGSGTAYNGGTGIWWDSTNSRLLAVGGSIGVQSIAGAAMTNAPTTLGNTSGLNWSDIKGKVLTGKSGSGSTVGLWKLDAADNVTIHDLNAGTYDYQGTVRGIQLFPQKDGSITFECNYDPSNNNTGVARTYRVLADGTVSVLTASHQQWTAGLDCESQSVVNPGGAIWISANFDKRYRSTNSTSTWEAQWNGWNYFAYFCYHNGYYYVMSWSQSDGSTLTVPKIYRFSDLNVLKQPTEYWVRTPYCDPPPESYYATLPPTGRMVSRSGTLVMQASGWNPLPQHYLNGSLVWTAVPAAPAGVGNNYAISEAADRTVGIDVTNNRYYYRDGIGAWSAAQMVPIGAGGLNYYAKGIAFDGTRFIIMA